Proteins encoded within one genomic window of Anopheles gambiae chromosome 3, idAnoGambNW_F1_1, whole genome shotgun sequence:
- the LOC133392957 gene encoding uncharacterized protein K02A2.6-like, with product MLNPDEMMEEEEHRRLSQNWGGNAVFGNGQQQPSQSNVALPAQPPLQNVVGAPSQQGASTSGQDAGMLSQMLKLLQQQMNQQQQLMAQMLKYQQQSVPQPSQPSLIPTNPELIIDALASNISEFRYEAESGATFKAWHERYEDLFLRDASRLDDGAKVRLLGRKLGTAEHARFTSFILPRAPRELTFDETVAKLTALFGRTESLLSKRYKCMQITKAPREDLLTFSCRVNRACVDFEFAGMNEEQFKCLILVCGLKEEVDSDMRNRLLARIEEKHDVTLEQLSAECQRITNIKVDSALIANESGERVLAVNSGGYRQKQFQFNRQQYQSYGQPTQAHARANDNTMSVQKPLNACWLCSGPHWKRECPYRSHECADCGRLGHREGHCEVVNRFQRLGYNKKGTNVATRVVNINVCDVEARRKYVHILINGRPTKLQLDTASDITVISEGLWKDIGQPSLIRATVKAKAASQEYLELMGEFEALLTIASRAQKAVVRVAYANLLLLGADVVESFSLGSIPMDHYCSSIDAESATQMTWEERFPTVFRGMGLCTKSSIKLKVKEGSRPIFRPKRPVAYAMLKTVDEELDRLETLNVITPVDYSEWAAPIVVVRKANGKIRICGDYSTGLNDLLQSHEYPLPLPEDIFAKLSKCRIFSKIDLSDAFLQVQIDKEYRPLLTINTHRGLYHYNRLPPGIKIAPAAFQQLIDTMLAGLSGVCGYMDDLIIGGLTDEDHDKTLGQVLKRIEEFGFTLRADKCVFRMCQIKYLGHVIDGRGIRPDPEKISSIQNLPPPTDIAGVRSFLGAINYYGKFIPMMRDLRFPLDSLLKDEKQFKWTKECEAAFMKFKEVLSSELLLTHYDPSAEIIVAADASSVGIGATLSHKFSDGSIKVVQHASRALTKAESNYSQIDREGLALVYAVTKFHKMLYGRHFRLQTDHRPLLRIFGSKKGIPIYKASRLQRFALTMQLYDFTIEYVQSGMFGNADILSRLIRNHAKPEAEYVIASLNLEEDLRSVAINAISNSSPLCFRDVERSTQADPLLQKVYLYIQEGWPRDATFGSELARFHVRSEALSTVEGCILFGERLVIPEDLRAHCLEQLHRGHPGVERMKSLARSYVYWPRLDDEIVQYVAACEACAAAAKSPPQAKPTPWPKPSGPWQRLHVDYAGPILGDYFLVVVDAFSKWPEIVKTSTTTSRATVAILRGLFARFGMPLSIVSDNGPQFTSQEFKNFCECHGIRQVTTAPFHPQSNGQAERFVDTLKRALKKIQTGGTSMDEALDTFLQAYRTTPNPALEGNTTPAEIIVKYPVRTHLELLRRPPVVEEETEITAAGLQPGDVVATKKYYQNTWKWISAEVLRRLGTVMYELTSRDGRIMRRHIDQIRKRSVKEPHQLVQDSETPTQLPIDILLGEWSLTVPNEPLPLSSTTEELRTVPSPQPFSPAQVAPSESNHRKIRSPRRSSRNRKLPRRFDAFIL from the coding sequence ATGCTAAACCCGGACGAAATGATGGAGGAGGAAGAGCATCGCCGCTTATCCCAAAATTGGGGTGGAAATGCAGTTTTTGGTaatgggcagcagcagccatcgcAGAGCAACGTAGCGTTACCAGCTCAACCACCATTGCAAAATGTAGTCGGGGCGCCATCGCAGCAAGGTGCATCGACCTCGGGGCAAGACGCCGGGATGCTATCGCAAATGCTGAAATTATTGCAACAGCAAATgaaccagcaacagcagcttaTGGCGCAAATGTTGAAATACCAACAGCAATCCGTCCCGCAGCCTTCGCAACCTAGTTTGATACCGACTAATCCTGAGCTTATAATTGATGCGTTGGCGAGCAACATAAGCGAATTTAGATACGAGGCTGAATCAGGAGCAACGTTTAAGGCCTGGCACGAGCGTTACGAGGACTTATTTTTGAGGGACGCTTCCCGACTCGACGATGGGGCGAAAGTACGGCTCCTTGGGCGTAAGTTGGGCACGGCAGAACACGCTCGTTTCACCAGTTTTATACTACCTCGCGCGCCTCGTGAACTAACATTTGACGAAACGGTTGCAAAGCTAACGGCCCTTTTTGGTAGAACGGAATCCTTACTCAGCAAACGTTACAAGTGCATGCAGATAACCAAAGCACCCCGGGAAGATCTGCTCACGTTTTCTTGCCGCGTAAACCGTGCCTGTGTCGACTTTGAGTTTGCCGGAATGAACGAGGAGCAATTCAAGTGCCTTATCCTTGTTTGCGGACTCAAAGAAGAAGTCGATAGTGACATGCGCAACCGGTTATTAGCCCGTATCGAGGAGAAACATGATGTGACGTTGGAGCAGTTATCAGCAGAATGCCAGCGTATCACCAATATAAAAGTGGATAGTGCATTAATTGCCAACGAATCAGGAGAACGGGTCCTTGCAGTGAACAGCGGTGGCTATAgacaaaaacaatttcaatttaatcGTCAGCAGTACCAGTCCTACGGTCAACCGACACAGGCGCATGCACGGGCAAATGATAACACCATGTCAGTACAAAAGCCCTTGAATGCGTGTTGGTTGTGCAGTGGCCCGCATTGGAAGCGTGAGTGTCCATATAGGTCCCACGAATGTGCGGATTGTGGAAGGCTTGGGCATCGCGAAGGGCACTGTGAAGTCGTCAATCGATTCCAGCGGCTTGgatacaataaaaaaggtaCTAATGTGGCAACGCGCGTCGTGAACATAAATGTATGCGATGTAGAAGCAAGGCGAAAGTATGTACATATCTTGATCAACGGAAGACCAACTAAGCTGCAGCTAGACACGGCATCAGATATTACGGTGATCAGCGAGGGATTGTGGAAGGATATCGGACAGCCATCTCTGATAAGGGCTACGGTAAAAGCTAAGGCGGCCTCGCAGGAGTATCTTGAACTAATGGGTGAGTTTGAAGCGTTATTAACCATTGCTTCTAGGGCCCAAAAGGCAGTAGTTCGAGTCGCATATGCTAACCTGTTGTTACTAGGAGCAGACGTCGTGGAGTCCTTTTCACTCGGATCTATCCCGATGGACCATTATTGTAGTAGCATCGATGCGGAAAGTGCAACTCAGATGACATGGGAGGAACGTTTTCCAACAGTTTTCCGAGGGATGGGTCTTTGCACCAAATCAAGCATAAAGTTGAAAGTGAAGGAAGGCAGTCGACCCATATTTCGTCCCAAGCGGCCGGTGGCATACGCAATGCTGAAGACTGTTGATGAGGAGCTAGATCGATTAGAAACCTTGAACGTGATCACGCCAGTTGATTATTCTGAGTGGGCTGCCCCCATAGTGGTAGTGCGTAAAGCGAACGGGAAAATTAGGATCTGCGGTGACTATTCTACTGGACTGAACGATCTTCTACAATCACATGAGTATCCACTCCCTTTGCCTGAGGATATCTTCGCTAAATTGTCTAAATGCCGCATATTCAGCAAAATTGACCTTTCTGATGCTTTTCTACAGGTCCAAATCGATAAAGAGTATCGCCCGCTGTTGACGATCAACACCCACCGGGGATTATACCACTACAACCGTTTGCCTCCGGGAATAAAAATTGCCCCAGCAGCATTTCAACAGTTGATCGACACGATGCTGGCAGGACTGTCAGGAGTTTGTGGTTATATGGACGACCTTATAATCGGTGGCTTGACAGATGAAGACCACGATAAGACTTTGGGTCAAGTACTGAAGCGTATAGAAGAATTCGGATTTACACTACGGGCTGATAAATGCGTTTTTAGAATGTGTCAGATAAAATACTTAGGGCATGTAATTGATGGTAGAGGAATACGCCCTGATCCGGAAAAGATAAGCTCCATACAAAACTTACCGCCACCCACTGACATCGCAGGAGTTCGTTCTTTTCTTGGAGCTATAAATTACTATGGGAAGTTCATACCGATGATGCGGGATCTAAGATTTCCACTCGACAGCCTTTTAAAAGATGAGAAGCAATTCAAATGGACAAAGGAGTGTGAAGCGGCATTTATGAAATTTAAGGAAGTACTATCATCAGAACTTTTACTAACACATTACGATCCATCCGCAGAAATAATAGTGGCAGCAGACGCCTCATCCGTTGGAATCGGAGCCACTCTTAGTCACAAGTTCTCCGACGGTAGCATCAAAGTTGTGCAACACGCTTCAAGGGCGCTGACAAAGGCGGAATCCAACTATAGCCAAATAGACCGCGAAGGTCTGGCCCTTGTTTATGCGGTTACAAAATTTCACAAGATGTTGTACGGCCGTCATTTTCGACTCCAAACTGATCATCGTCCTTTACTCCGGATTTTTGGATCGAAGAAGGGCATTCCGATATACAAGGCTAGCAGACTACAGCGATTTGCCCTCACCATGCAGTTATATGATTTCACAATAGAATATGTACAATCCGGAATGTTTGGAAATGCAGATATCCTTTCGCGACTCATAAGGAACCACGCAAAGCCCGAAGCCGAATATGTGATTGCCAGCCTAAACCTAGAGGAGGATTTAAGGTCAGTAGCTATCAACGCGATTTCTAATTCCTCTCCTCTTTGTTTTAGAGATGTGGAGAGAAGTACGCAAGCGGATCCATTGCTGCAGAAAGTCTATCTATATATTCAGGAAGGCTGGCCACGGGATGCTACTTTTGGTTCAGAGTTGGCACGTTTTCACGTCAGGAGTGAAGCGCTATCGACCGTCGAAGGGTGCATCCTCTTTGGCGAAAGATTAGTGATACCGGAAGATCTGCGTGCGCATTGTCTAGAACAGCTCCATCGAGGCCACCCAGGCGTTGAACGTATGAAATCTCTCGCACGAAGCTACGTGTACTGGCCAAGATTAGACGACGAAATAGTGCAGTACGTGGCTGCTTGTGAGGcatgtgctgcagcagcaaagtCACCGCCTCAAGCAAAACCGACGCCGTGGCCGAAACCTTCTGGTCCATGGCAAAGGTTACACGTGGACTATGCGGGGCCAATTTTAGGCGACTACTTTCTTGTGGTTGTGGATGCCTTCTCAAAGTGGCCAGAGATTGTGAAAACCTCCACAACAACTTCACGGGCCACGGTAGCGATATTACGTGGATTATTCGCACGCTTTGGCATGCCCCTGAGTATTGTCAGTGACAACGGGCCACAATTTACGAGTCAGGaattcaaaaacttttgcgagtgCCATGGGATCCGACAAGTAACAACGGCGCCATTTCACCCGCAATCCAACGGACAGGCGGAGCGTTTCGTCGACACATTGAAGCGGGCTCTAAAGAAAATACAAACGGGAGGCACATCTATGGATGAAGCGTTGGACACATTCTTGCAGGCGTATCGCACCACGCCAAACCCAGCGCTTGAGGGGAATACAACACCGGCGGAAATCATCGTTAAGTACCCCGTAAGGACTCACTTGGAGCTATTACGTCGGCCTCCTGTTGTCGAAGAGGAAACAGAAATCACCGCTGCAGGGCTCCAGCCAGGAGATGTTGTTGCAACCAAGAAGTACTACCAAAATACATGGAAATGGATCTCCGCTGAGGTGCTACGAAGGCTGGGAACGGTGATGTATGAGTTAACCAGCCGAGACGGTCGAATTATGCGGAGACATATAGATCAGATCAGGAAACGATCAGTTAAAGAACCTCATCAGTTGGTGCAGGATAGTGAGACGCCCACACAACTGCCCATCGACATTCTGTTGGGTGAATGGAGTTTAACGGTACCGAACGAGCCTTTGCCGCTAAGCAGTACAACGGAGGAATTGCGCACGGTCCCTTCACCCCAGCCATTCTCCCCGGCACAGGTTGCACCTTCGGAAAGCAATCATCGTAAGATACGCTCACCTCGCCGTTCGTCTAGGAATAGAAAGCTTCCGCGAAGGTTCGATGCGTTCATACTttaa